The DNA region CCCCGTGCCAAGCGTGTAGGTCCAGTTCAGTGCGCCGGCGTGCAGCACGCGGTCGGCGGCCTCGAACCCCTCCCACCCCGCCCGCATCATGCCGCGCGCCCAGATCGCGCGATGCGCATGGGCCACGGCCATCGGGTTGCCCGAAGTGCCCGACGTAAACACCACATAGGCCAGCCGCTCCGGGTCCCCCATGTCCCAGGCGCAGGGCGCAAGGCGCTCCATCGCCAGCAGATCCGCCGCCGCCAACACCGGGCAGGGCAGAGGGGAGGGCAGGGCCACGCCCGCGCCCGCCACGATCAGGCGCGGCGCGATACGCCCGGCTAGCCGCGCGATCTCGGTCTCGGTCAGCTGCGCATTGGTCGGCACCGGCACCAGCCCCGCGGCAATCGCGCCCAGGAAGGCCACCGGAAACGCCGTCTCGTTGCCAAGCCGCATCAGCACGCGGTCGCCGGGTTCCAGCCCCATCGCCAGAAGCCCGGTCCCCGCGCCCCGCACCGCCGCGATCAGCCGCGCATAGCTCCACCGCTCCGCGCCCGAGGGCTTCAGGACCGCCAATGCCACCTTGTCCGGCTGCGCCCCGCCCGCCGCCAGCACATGGGCGGCCAGGTTGAAGGGGGCAGGACAGGAAGCAAATGGACGGCGGTCGTCGATCGAGAGCATGGCATCCGGTTGCGCGGGCTGGAAGACGCCGGGGGCACACCGCCGGCCCCCCGTGGGATATTTGAAGACAGGAATCGGGACAAGTGACCGCACCACGGCGGCAGTTGCGCGCGGCCCGCGCAACCCCTATTCCCAAGCCATGAGCGACCCGACCGCCATCATCCGCATCGCCCGCGAAAACGGCGGCGAAACCCGCGTGGAGCCCCTGAACCTGGGCGAACGCGTGCGCGAGTTGCGCAAGAGCCGGGGCTGGACGCTGGAACAGGCGGCCTCCCAGGCGGGGCTTGCGCGCTCCACCCTCTCGAAGATCGAGAACGGCCAGATGTCGCCCACCTACGAGGCGCTGAAGAAGCTGGCCGAGGGTCTTGCGATCTCGGTGCCCCAGCTTTTCACCCCGCCGTCGCGGGCGCAGGTGATGGGCCGCATGGCCACCACCAGGGCGGGCGAGGGCCAGCCGCACCTGACCACGACCTACGAGCACGAGCTCCTGGCCGGGGCGATGAAGTCGAAGAAGATGCTGCCCTACCGCACCCGCGTGCGGGCGCGGGCGCTGGAAGAGTTCGGCGGCTGGGTCCGCCACGACGGCGAAGAGTTCCTCCTGGTCCTGACCGGCATCGTGCGGCTTTACACCGAATTCTACGAACCCGTGGACCTGCGCCGCGGCGACAGCGCCTATTACGACGCCTCGATGGGCCACAACGTCATCAGCCTGTCGGACGAGGACGCGACCATCCTGTGGGTCACGTCGCTCGCCTGACCGCCTGCGTCACATCCAGTCCTGCACCGTGACGGCGGCGCCAGAGATATCCTGGCCCACGCCGTTCACCGTGTTGCACCCTGCGAGGGCGGCGAAGATCGCCGCCACCTTGATCCATTTCATGCTCTGCCTCTTCGGTCGTTGCCGCGTGTTCTTGTTCAGTCCTGGTACCACCAGACGTCCGGCTGGAACCCGATCCAGTCGCCGTAGAGCGGCAGCTTCTCGGGATAGTGCAACTCCTTGCGGTGCGCGATCCGGGATACGTCCGAATACCAGATGGGGATCACATATCGCCCGCTGGTCAGGATGCGGTCAAGCGCCTGGGTGGCCGCCACGAAATCCGCCGGGTCGGTCGAATTCAGCATCGTGGCGATCATCGCCTCGGCGGGTGGAGAGTTCATGCCCATCCAGTTGCGCGTGCCCGGCTCGGTCACGCCGGCCGATCCCCAGTACAGCGTTTGCTCGTTGCCGGGCGACAGCGACAAGGACCGCACGTAATGCGTCATGTCGAAGTCATAGGCGCTGGTGCGCTCCTTGTACTGGGCGCTGTCCACCGTGGTGACGGTGGCCGCGATCCCCAGCCGTTTCAGCGCCTCGACATAGATGCTGGCGACCGAGACCATCTCGTCCGCGCCGTTCACCAATAGGATGTCAAAGGTGAAGGGCTCTCCGGCCGCGTTCTTCAGCACGCCGTCCTGCACCGTCCAACCCGCCTCGGCCAGAAGGTCGGTCGCCGC from Neotabrizicola shimadae includes:
- a CDS encoding helix-turn-helix domain-containing protein yields the protein MSDPTAIIRIARENGGETRVEPLNLGERVRELRKSRGWTLEQAASQAGLARSTLSKIENGQMSPTYEALKKLAEGLAISVPQLFTPPSRAQVMGRMATTRAGEGQPHLTTTYEHELLAGAMKSKKMLPYRTRVRARALEEFGGWVRHDGEEFLLVLTGIVRLYTEFYEPVDLRRGDSAYYDASMGHNVISLSDEDATILWVTSLA
- a CDS encoding entericidin EcnA/B family protein — its product is MKWIKVAAIFAALAGCNTVNGVGQDISGAAVTVQDWM